From a single Bacillus pseudomycoides DSM 12442 genomic region:
- a CDS encoding IS66 family transposase, producing the protein FWGEESCFYSVEAFLLDGRLEIDNNRSERSIKPFVIGRKNWMFSNTPRGARGSAIMYNVVETVKENNLSPYHYLLYLFETLPNIDSNNKASP; encoded by the coding sequence TTTTTTGGGGGGAGGAATCATGTTTCTACTCTGTTGAAGCTTTTTTATTAGACGGTCGTTTAGAAATCGATAACAACAGAAGTGAACGTTCTATTAAACCATTTGTGATCGGGAGAAAAAATTGGATGTTCTCAAATACACCGAGAGGTGCTAGAGGAAGTGCCATTATGTATAATGTGGTTGAAACCGTAAAAGAGAACAATTTAAGCCCCTATCATTATCTTCTATATTTGTTTGAAACGCTCCCAAATATCGATTCAAACAATAAGGCCTCACCAT
- a CDS encoding ABC transporter ATP-binding protein, translating to MITLNNIHKTYYQGKLAVPILHGISLTIQSGEFVSIMGPSGSGKSTLMNIIGCLDRPTEGEYMLNDVNILTADESKLALIRNEYIGFVFQHFNLLPRLSAVENVELPLIYGGVKKAERRQRALEALGKVGLSDRVHHLPSELSGGQKQRVAIARSIANDPTFIMADEPTGALDTKSGQQVMDIFTKLNAEGTTIVMVTHEEEVAAYSSRRIVLRDGKITEDRRCAV from the coding sequence ATGATTACGTTAAACAATATTCATAAAACATATTATCAAGGGAAACTGGCGGTACCGATTTTACACGGTATTAGTTTAACGATTCAAAGTGGTGAGTTTGTTTCCATTATGGGACCGTCTGGTTCAGGGAAATCAACGCTCATGAATATTATCGGTTGTTTAGATCGTCCAACAGAAGGCGAATATATGTTGAACGATGTGAATATCTTAACAGCAGACGAGTCAAAGCTTGCTCTCATTCGCAATGAATATATAGGCTTTGTATTCCAGCATTTTAACTTATTGCCACGTCTTTCAGCGGTAGAAAATGTAGAACTTCCGCTTATATATGGCGGCGTGAAGAAAGCGGAGCGCCGTCAGAGAGCTCTTGAAGCACTTGGGAAAGTCGGATTGTCTGACCGCGTGCATCACTTGCCAAGCGAACTTTCAGGTGGGCAAAAGCAGCGTGTAGCCATCGCACGTTCCATCGCAAATGACCCAACGTTCATTATGGCCGATGAACCAACAGGTGCTCTTGATACAAAGTCTGGACAGCAGGTTATGGATATTTTCACAAAGTTAAACGCAGAAGGTACAACGATTGTTATGGTTACGCATGAAGAAGAAGTTGCGGCATATTCTTCGCGCCGAATTGTGTTAAGAGACGGGAAAATTACAGAAGATAGAAGGTGTGCGGTATGA
- a CDS encoding ABC transporter permease — protein sequence MSLLDSIKIALSSILAHKLRSALTMLGIIIGVGSIITVVAIGQGGEAALKSQFVGAGNNVIPIHYSADINDPYGMEMMEQPKLTEEDIFEIKKLPEIAHVLTTNSSMEPLDIEDKKEMVSITGLDSEYFSVNKVKVLKGRSLQESDIAQGNNVVMISKSMEEKVFKKESPVGKIIEMKGQPMQIIGVYKSNNEFMGMGPSEALIPITLWPTIYGKDEIQSISVQAKNVDDLEKAGKKAADVLNSRKPSDASGKYEVMNLKEIQEGISKMTGIMTMIIGGIAGISLVVGGIGVMNIMLVSVTERTREIGVRKALGATRSKILLQFLIEAVMLTLLGGLIGIGLGYGGAYIVSTFAKWPPLVSWEVVVGGVLFSMTLGIIFGLIPANKAAKLDPIEALRYE from the coding sequence ATGAGTTTACTAGATAGTATAAAAATTGCCCTATCTTCTATTCTAGCTCATAAACTGCGCTCAGCGCTTACGATGCTTGGGATTATTATAGGCGTTGGTTCCATTATTACTGTTGTTGCGATTGGGCAGGGCGGAGAAGCAGCGTTAAAGTCACAATTCGTTGGAGCTGGTAATAACGTAATCCCAATTCACTATAGTGCGGATATAAATGATCCGTATGGTATGGAAATGATGGAACAACCAAAGTTAACTGAGGAAGATATTTTTGAAATAAAAAAACTTCCAGAGATTGCGCATGTTCTTACAACCAATTCAAGTATGGAGCCACTCGATATTGAAGATAAAAAAGAGATGGTGAGTATTACAGGATTAGATAGTGAGTACTTCTCAGTAAATAAAGTGAAAGTGTTAAAAGGCCGATCCTTACAAGAATCGGATATTGCGCAAGGTAATAACGTCGTGATGATCAGTAAGAGTATGGAAGAAAAGGTCTTCAAAAAGGAAAGTCCAGTCGGAAAAATTATTGAGATGAAAGGACAACCGATGCAAATTATCGGTGTCTATAAATCAAATAATGAGTTTATGGGAATGGGGCCATCGGAAGCTTTAATTCCAATTACATTGTGGCCAACAATATATGGAAAAGATGAGATTCAAAGTATTTCTGTTCAAGCGAAAAATGTGGATGATTTAGAAAAAGCGGGTAAAAAAGCTGCTGATGTATTAAATAGTCGTAAGCCAAGTGATGCATCTGGTAAATACGAAGTGATGAATTTAAAAGAAATTCAAGAAGGTATTTCAAAAATGACGGGCATTATGACAATGATTATTGGTGGTATTGCTGGTATTTCATTAGTCGTTGGTGGTATTGGTGTTATGAACATTATGCTCGTATCCGTAACAGAACGTACACGTGAAATTGGGGTACGTAAAGCACTTGGAGCAACGCGCAGTAAAATCTTGCTACAATTCTTAATTGAAGCCGTTATGTTAACGCTTCTTGGTGGATTGATCGGAATCGGTCTTGGTTATGGTGGTGCATATATTGTTTCTACATTTGCGAAATGGCCACCGCTCGTTTCATGGGAAGTTGTCGTTGGCGGCGTGTTATTCTCGATGACGCTCGGTATTATTTTCGGATTAATTCCAGCGAATAAAGCAGCGAAACTAGATCCTATTGAAGCACTTCGTTATGAATAG
- a CDS encoding Yip1 family protein, with amino-acid sequence MEPNVNSQKVSGEKPSLLGMITSPGLQFERMKATDKVWGMFFLVALLQALVNGLSTYVVQSSPEMMEIQKKFGTGQEESIGYLVGKSIGSGFIGIIIGTLIVAAVYKIFMMFFGNDTPYKKLLAIIVYSSIVVVIGGLINSLLGLIFGSGATGYTSLAPLFDQGTTGYAIGSVVEIFYLWNIVLIWIGLQITAGLGKVKAAVPVVVLFIIKAAFLSLIVIVLAKFMQSFNG; translated from the coding sequence ATGGAACCGAATGTTAATTCGCAAAAGGTTAGTGGAGAAAAACCATCTTTACTAGGGATGATCACATCTCCTGGCTTACAGTTTGAGAGAATGAAAGCGACTGATAAGGTTTGGGGTATGTTCTTTTTGGTTGCGTTGTTACAAGCACTTGTAAATGGATTATCTACATATGTGGTGCAATCATCGCCTGAGATGATGGAAATTCAGAAGAAATTTGGCACAGGCCAAGAAGAATCTATCGGATATTTAGTTGGTAAGTCAATCGGTTCAGGTTTTATTGGGATAATAATTGGAACTCTTATTGTAGCAGCTGTCTATAAAATCTTTATGATGTTTTTTGGAAATGATACTCCTTACAAAAAATTGCTAGCTATTATTGTATATTCAAGCATTGTTGTTGTTATTGGTGGACTTATTAATTCTCTTTTAGGTTTAATTTTTGGAAGTGGTGCAACTGGGTATACAAGCTTAGCACCATTATTTGACCAAGGTACTACAGGGTATGCAATTGGTAGTGTAGTTGAGATATTTTATTTATGGAATATCGTATTAATTTGGATTGGATTACAAATTACAGCTGGGTTAGGAAAAGTAAAAGCTGCGGTTCCAGTTGTTGTTCTCTTCATTATTAAAGCAGCGTTCTTAAGTTTAATTGTTATCGTATTAGCAAAGTTTATGCAAAGTTTCAATGGATAA
- a CDS encoding sigma-70 family RNA polymerase sigma factor: protein MKPATFTETVTLYEKMIKNQMKKLYLYRDYEEYYQCGLIGLWMAYEKYEEEKGTFSAYALVTVRGYLLEKLKKENRFQKRHTFAGQEMLQNVCGAEVSSETQDYMSLLDEKEKHIIYERFYAGKKIHEIAEEMEMTYHQVRWVYRQALGKMRSSIRE from the coding sequence ATGAAACCGGCTACTTTTACAGAAACAGTTACGTTGTATGAAAAAATGATTAAAAATCAAATGAAAAAGCTTTATCTGTACCGGGATTATGAAGAGTACTATCAATGCGGTTTAATTGGACTTTGGATGGCATATGAAAAGTATGAGGAGGAGAAAGGGACTTTTTCAGCTTATGCACTTGTAACAGTACGTGGATATTTGCTAGAGAAATTAAAGAAAGAAAATCGATTTCAAAAGCGGCATACATTCGCCGGACAGGAAATGTTACAAAATGTATGCGGAGCAGAAGTGTCGTCAGAAACTCAGGATTATATGAGTTTGTTAGATGAGAAAGAGAAACATATTATTTACGAACGTTTTTATGCAGGAAAGAAGATACATGAAATTGCGGAAGAGATGGAGATGACATATCATCAAGTGAGATGGGTATATCGGCAGGCGCTGGGGAAGATGCGCAGCAGTATAAGAGAGTGA
- a CDS encoding competence protein ComK: protein MILEPYAHPFHRTKITENDGNIKFSSKTSLQLVQLSCLLHNHSTYKGRRDAIQENYYFKQNIPIPIDHRHYICAIPTKSPASPDCIWVFYSHINKIEIYNNRKQSKLHFYNGTTIIVATSFYQMQQQFLKAGFLLCRMNMQDSQQFRDIYKVMRLLDKPLLPC from the coding sequence ATGATACTTGAGCCTTACGCCCATCCTTTTCACCGTACTAAAATAACAGAAAATGACGGAAATATTAAGTTTTCATCTAAAACATCATTACAATTGGTACAGCTATCTTGCCTATTACATAACCATTCTACCTATAAAGGAAGGCGAGATGCGATTCAAGAAAATTATTACTTTAAACAAAATATCCCGATCCCAATTGATCATCGTCATTATATTTGCGCCATTCCAACGAAATCTCCTGCATCTCCAGACTGTATTTGGGTTTTCTATAGTCATATAAACAAAATAGAAATTTATAATAATCGCAAGCAATCCAAACTTCATTTTTATAATGGTACAACCATAATTGTTGCTACTAGTTTTTATCAAATGCAACAACAATTTTTGAAAGCTGGATTTCTCTTGTGCCGCATGAACATGCAAGATTCACAACAATTTCGAGATATTTATAAAGTCATGCGCCTCCTAGACAAACCATTACTTCCTTGCTAG
- a CDS encoding DUF4359 domain-containing protein: MKRKYIIMVLVVLLFVYLANSNPSKGEYTEWAAKQFMNRNDISKKLTEVEKEDPDGLVGELATIGKKLAKKYVEPQVDVLINHYTKRSDYIFFSTYKTEFTIGKENYKYVSIGFSHIFIPIEMPKKKDEAAN, from the coding sequence ATGAAACGGAAGTATATAATTATGGTACTTGTTGTCCTTCTTTTCGTATATTTAGCAAATAGCAACCCGAGTAAAGGGGAGTATACAGAATGGGCAGCAAAGCAATTTATGAATCGCAACGATATTAGTAAGAAGTTAACAGAGGTTGAAAAAGAAGACCCAGATGGGCTTGTTGGTGAACTTGCCACAATTGGTAAGAAGTTAGCAAAGAAATATGTAGAGCCACAAGTTGACGTGTTGATTAACCATTATACAAAGCGAAGCGATTATATTTTCTTCTCGACGTATAAGACGGAATTTACAATTGGGAAAGAAAATTATAAATATGTTTCAATCGGATTCTCTCATATTTTTATTCCGATTGAGATGCCGAAGAAAAAAGACGAAGCTGCAAATTGA
- a CDS encoding DUF2922 domain-containing protein — protein sequence MTVLELIFLKEDGKTVVFSIDNPITPVNEQTISQVMDTILSSAIFLSLSGNTRKKGARLVEKTVSEVTVAP from the coding sequence ATGACAGTACTCGAACTGATTTTCTTAAAAGAGGATGGAAAAACAGTCGTCTTCTCTATCGACAATCCTATTACACCTGTGAATGAACAAACCATAAGCCAAGTGATGGACACAATTCTCTCCTCTGCAATTTTCTTATCACTTAGTGGGAACACTCGTAAAAAAGGGGCACGCCTTGTTGAAAAGACAGTATCAGAAGTAACAGTTGCTCCTTAA
- a CDS encoding DUF1659 domain-containing protein, producing the protein MAIETIVTDLSLRLVLNGGTDKNGKTILKNKQFKRVKPNADVAQVHEVGRALASLQGLKLHAVQLLSTSDISNP; encoded by the coding sequence ATGGCGATTGAAACGATTGTAACTGACTTAAGCTTGCGCCTTGTCCTAAACGGTGGCACAGACAAAAATGGGAAAACTATTTTGAAAAACAAACAATTTAAACGAGTAAAGCCAAATGCTGATGTAGCACAGGTCCATGAAGTGGGACGTGCCCTTGCTTCATTACAAGGATTAAAGCTTCATGCAGTTCAACTTTTAAGTACATCTGACATCTCAAATCCGTAA
- a CDS encoding VanZ family protein produces the protein MNRKWLVWIPVLLWMGIIFYSSAQPYKKQDMRSDIEKYIPSQFVEEKFSGVSIDYGGGTPVSIENKGVGGFVEFFLRKGAHFTVFLILGALSYHALHRSGCSRMRSFVFALLIVAGYATFDEIHQSFTGDRTPMWQDSVLDTSGGLTGIIISNWFWHRKRS, from the coding sequence ATGAATCGTAAATGGTTAGTTTGGATTCCCGTTTTACTATGGATGGGGATTATTTTTTATTCTTCAGCACAGCCGTATAAGAAGCAGGATATGCGTTCAGATATTGAGAAGTATATTCCGTCTCAATTTGTAGAAGAAAAATTCTCCGGTGTATCGATTGACTATGGCGGGGGAACACCGGTTAGCATTGAAAATAAAGGCGTTGGTGGTTTTGTTGAGTTTTTCCTTCGTAAAGGAGCTCATTTCACAGTATTCTTGATTCTTGGTGCGCTTTCGTATCATGCATTGCACCGTTCTGGTTGTTCAAGAATGCGTTCCTTCGTATTCGCACTTCTGATTGTCGCTGGATATGCAACATTCGATGAAATTCATCAATCGTTTACAGGTGACCGTACACCGATGTGGCAAGATTCAGTTTTAGATACGTCGGGCGGACTGACAGGAATTATAATAAGCAATTGGTTTTGGCATAGAAAAAGGAGCTAA
- a CDS encoding DEAD/DEAH box helicase has translation MIIQTEVTIRLQHVSQGWFLWGEDETGNLLPARDWKQHAFTWHSTSFYGTFLKEATYEGRSGIMLTSVQAFEYIANKPMNSFARLQMNDPITALTPNAKELWDAFVTGSFIPDMKRWSDYPSWKVSNVSIQDDTLASLFSQAVNESILQDAHSNDGWEDAKRLYEHYDFTKRQLVTAMHEEDWLRKIGYIEDDLPFTIGLRLQEPHNDFELWKLETIITTKRGAHRIYVYNDIDSLPKRWHNYEERIQETQEGFGKLVPWLEEDDHFRTELYETEAWNFLTEASNELLAAGVDILLPSWWQNLKATKPKLRVQLKQSTNQTQSFFGMNTLVDFDWRVSTDGIDLSESEFFDLVEQNKRLFNLNGQWMRLDPAFIEEVKKLMKRADKYGLEMKDVLQQHLSNSAEAEIVEEDNPFTDIEIELDGYYEELFQKLLHIGDIPKVPIPSSLQATLRPYQEHGVEWLLYLRELGFGALLADDMGLGKSIQTITYLLYVKERSLQTGPALIIAPTSVLGNWQKEFERFTPHLQVQLHYGSNRSKGDSFKDFLQSTDVVLTSYALAQLDEEELNAQCWDAIILDEAQNIKNPQTKQSKAVRNLQANHKIALTGTPMENRLAELWSIFDFLNHGYLGSLGQFQRRFVTPIEKDRDEAKIQQIQRFISPFLLRRTKQDQTVALNLPDKQEQKEYCPLTGEQASLYEQLVQDTLQNIEGLTGIERRGFILMMLSKLKQICNHPALYLKEEAPKDIVQRSMKTQTLMDLIENIKDQNESCLIFTQYIGMGNMLQKILEEKFGQRVLFLNGSVPKIERDKMIEQFQNGTYDIFILSLKAGGTGLNLTAANHVIHYDRWWNPAVENQATDRAYRIGQKRFVHVHKLITTGTLEEKIDEMLERKQSLSSAIITSDSWMTELSTDELKELLGI, from the coding sequence ATGATCATACAAACTGAAGTAACAATTCGGCTCCAGCACGTAAGTCAAGGTTGGTTCCTTTGGGGAGAAGATGAAACCGGCAATCTCTTACCTGCAAGAGATTGGAAACAACATGCCTTCACATGGCATTCAACTTCCTTCTATGGCACCTTCTTGAAAGAAGCTACATACGAAGGAAGAAGCGGGATTATGCTAACGAGCGTTCAAGCATTTGAATATATCGCCAATAAACCAATGAATTCATTTGCCAGGCTGCAAATGAATGATCCCATTACCGCACTTACGCCAAATGCAAAAGAACTATGGGATGCCTTTGTAACTGGAAGCTTTATACCTGATATGAAGCGCTGGTCCGATTATCCGTCATGGAAAGTTAGCAATGTTTCAATTCAAGATGATACGTTAGCATCCCTTTTCTCTCAGGCAGTTAATGAGAGTATCCTTCAAGATGCTCACTCTAATGATGGCTGGGAAGATGCGAAGCGACTATATGAGCACTATGATTTTACGAAAAGACAGCTTGTAACAGCAATGCATGAAGAAGATTGGCTCCGGAAAATTGGCTACATCGAGGATGATCTTCCCTTCACAATTGGACTTCGTCTCCAAGAACCACACAATGATTTTGAACTGTGGAAACTTGAAACGATTATCACCACAAAACGCGGAGCACACCGGATATACGTCTATAATGACATCGATTCACTACCAAAAAGATGGCATAACTACGAAGAGCGTATTCAAGAAACGCAGGAAGGGTTCGGTAAGCTAGTTCCATGGCTTGAGGAAGATGATCACTTTCGAACTGAGCTATATGAAACAGAAGCATGGAACTTCTTAACAGAGGCGAGTAACGAATTATTAGCAGCCGGCGTTGATATTTTACTACCGTCTTGGTGGCAAAACTTAAAAGCAACGAAACCAAAGTTACGCGTCCAATTGAAGCAAAGTACGAATCAAACACAATCCTTCTTCGGCATGAACACTCTCGTCGATTTCGACTGGCGCGTTTCCACAGATGGCATCGACCTATCAGAGAGTGAGTTTTTCGATCTTGTCGAACAAAACAAACGACTCTTCAATTTAAATGGACAATGGATGAGACTCGACCCTGCCTTTATTGAAGAAGTGAAAAAACTAATGAAACGTGCAGATAAATATGGCCTTGAAATGAAGGATGTTTTGCAGCAGCACTTATCAAACTCTGCCGAAGCAGAAATTGTAGAAGAAGATAATCCATTTACAGACATTGAAATTGAGCTAGATGGCTATTACGAAGAGCTCTTCCAAAAATTATTGCATATCGGAGACATTCCAAAAGTTCCAATACCATCTTCCTTGCAAGCCACACTTCGCCCATACCAAGAACACGGTGTAGAGTGGCTCTTATATTTACGAGAGCTCGGATTTGGAGCGTTGTTAGCGGATGATATGGGTCTTGGAAAAAGTATCCAAACGATTACTTACTTATTATATGTGAAAGAAAGAAGCCTCCAAACAGGTCCGGCACTAATCATAGCACCGACGTCTGTTCTTGGAAATTGGCAGAAGGAATTTGAACGCTTCACGCCGCATTTACAGGTTCAATTACATTATGGAAGCAACCGTTCGAAAGGCGATTCATTTAAGGACTTTCTTCAGAGTACGGATGTCGTATTAACTTCTTATGCATTAGCACAACTTGATGAAGAAGAGTTAAACGCGCAGTGCTGGGATGCGATCATCCTGGATGAGGCGCAAAATATTAAGAACCCGCAAACGAAACAATCGAAAGCGGTTCGTAATTTGCAAGCAAATCACAAAATCGCTTTAACAGGTACGCCGATGGAAAACCGGTTAGCAGAGCTATGGTCTATTTTCGACTTCTTGAACCACGGATATCTTGGTAGCCTAGGACAATTTCAGCGCCGCTTCGTAACACCCATTGAGAAAGATCGTGATGAAGCGAAAATTCAGCAAATACAAAGATTCATCTCACCGTTCTTACTGCGCCGGACAAAACAAGATCAAACAGTCGCATTAAACTTACCGGACAAACAAGAACAAAAAGAATACTGTCCGCTAACAGGTGAGCAAGCATCACTATATGAACAACTCGTACAAGATACACTACAAAACATTGAAGGCTTAACAGGCATTGAAAGACGCGGTTTTATTTTAATGATGCTCAGTAAGCTAAAGCAAATTTGTAATCATCCCGCTCTTTACTTAAAAGAAGAAGCGCCGAAAGATATTGTGCAGCGCTCCATGAAGACGCAAACATTAATGGATCTTATTGAAAATATAAAAGATCAAAATGAAAGCTGCTTAATTTTCACGCAATATATTGGAATGGGGAATATGTTACAAAAAATATTAGAAGAGAAATTCGGTCAGCGTGTTCTCTTCCTAAACGGTAGTGTACCGAAAATAGAACGTGATAAGATGATCGAACAGTTCCAAAATGGAACATATGACATCTTCATCCTCTCATTAAAAGCTGGCGGCACAGGTCTAAATTTAACTGCCGCAAACCACGTCATTCACTATGATCGCTGGTGGAATCCAGCTGTAGAAAATCAAGCGACAGACCGAGCATATCGCATCGGTCAAAAGCGATTTGTACACGTCCATAAACTTATTACAACAGGTACACTTGAAGAAAAAATTGATGAAATGCTAGAACGTAAACAATCGCTGAGTAGCGCTATTATCACAAGTGATAGCTGGATGACAGAACTCTCAACAGACGAGTTGAAGGAATTACTCGGTATATAA
- a CDS encoding SWIM zinc finger family protein → MLQHSITKDEIMMIANEFVQGLDPQQVADQEHVATARHLYRSGLVYNVDFDGYTLSGTVDAEGNVYSVHIPMRNIAESYCDCFAPTQCEHMLAVLLSAASSFGQVGEVLTLFKNKTKPSLPPIRTARQVLQSSAFEETDFTSWHAYFESEYDAFKKEQTRLSYRQMYFLMSIFTDFYMKLERKAPRVVAIHELFKLHGALFCFQKLLEEILDFETNKTYSYHQPINVVRLFVDKVESLVRDLKSESIPAECEPILQETARQVHDIFFSTDSYTQERFFIYRHIWGELLAEKSWIQEEEKRIDAKMNPLSKALASSHLFFLKEEDHLAMVLLETQPAQVVGLYFDWLEDLLSTMQWERAKNWLSFTYKQVKKTMNDQADPLFVKDIVRLFVMMYETYATHTNEQAGLEMILQELLPYSFTNYEQYVLAKKQYHAWTELHLLYGFEAIELLKEPLKEIEKEAPEAALPLYHLATMQAIEERNRKSYRRAVRYLKKLRMLYKRLKRTDEWHIFIVQIANLYSRLRALQEELRKGKLIDDHTN, encoded by the coding sequence ATGCTGCAACATTCAATTACGAAAGATGAAATTATGATGATCGCGAATGAATTTGTTCAAGGACTCGATCCGCAGCAAGTAGCCGATCAAGAGCATGTTGCCACTGCTCGTCATTTATATCGCAGCGGTCTTGTCTACAACGTTGATTTTGATGGCTATACGTTATCAGGTACCGTAGATGCTGAAGGAAATGTGTATAGCGTCCATATTCCAATGCGTAATATCGCGGAAAGCTATTGTGATTGCTTCGCGCCGACGCAGTGCGAGCACATGCTTGCTGTTCTACTGTCTGCTGCTTCTAGCTTCGGACAAGTGGGAGAAGTATTAACATTATTTAAAAATAAAACGAAACCATCACTCCCTCCGATTCGAACAGCACGACAAGTATTACAATCGTCTGCATTTGAAGAAACGGACTTTACAAGTTGGCACGCATATTTTGAATCTGAATATGACGCATTTAAAAAAGAACAAACACGACTCTCGTATAGACAAATGTATTTTCTTATGAGCATCTTTACAGACTTTTACATGAAATTAGAACGAAAAGCGCCGCGTGTCGTTGCTATACATGAATTGTTCAAATTGCATGGCGCACTTTTTTGCTTTCAAAAGCTATTAGAAGAAATTCTTGACTTTGAGACAAACAAAACGTATTCCTATCACCAACCTATTAACGTTGTCCGGCTATTTGTTGATAAAGTTGAATCACTTGTACGTGACTTGAAATCAGAATCGATTCCTGCTGAATGTGAACCAATTTTGCAAGAAACAGCTCGCCAAGTGCATGATATTTTCTTCTCTACCGATTCCTATACACAGGAGAGGTTCTTTATTTACCGGCATATATGGGGAGAGTTGCTAGCAGAAAAATCTTGGATACAAGAAGAAGAAAAACGAATTGATGCGAAGATGAATCCACTTTCGAAAGCACTCGCCTCTTCTCACCTCTTCTTTTTAAAAGAAGAGGATCATTTAGCTATGGTCTTACTCGAAACACAACCGGCTCAAGTTGTCGGTCTTTATTTCGACTGGCTCGAAGATTTACTGAGTACAATGCAATGGGAGCGCGCCAAAAACTGGCTGTCTTTCACATATAAACAAGTGAAAAAGACAATGAATGATCAGGCCGATCCCCTTTTTGTAAAAGATATCGTTCGTTTGTTTGTCATGATGTATGAAACATATGCAACACACACAAATGAACAAGCAGGTCTTGAAATGATTTTGCAAGAACTATTGCCATATAGCTTCACAAACTACGAGCAATATGTACTAGCAAAAAAACAATATCATGCATGGACAGAACTTCATCTCTTGTATGGATTTGAAGCAATTGAATTGCTAAAAGAACCACTGAAAGAAATTGAAAAAGAAGCACCAGAAGCAGCTCTTCCGCTCTATCATCTTGCAACGATGCAAGCAATTGAGGAACGGAATCGCAAGTCATACCGCCGTGCAGTCCGTTACTTAAAGAAATTGCGTATGCTCTATAAACGGCTCAAACGAACAGATGAATGGCACATTTTCATTGTCCAAATCGCTAACTTATATTCACGTCTAAGAGCACTACAGGAAGAACTGCGGAAAGGAAAGTTAATCGATGATCATACAAACTGA
- a CDS encoding zinc ribbon domain-containing protein, which translates to MSDLQTKLGSGMNKLQEGIEQGKIKLQVAQEIAQLKKEIQVQLHKKTEILLELGQQVYVQIRDTGVKEEVLKQLVAPIQEFDVLIYQARKRIVELQKQQGEKVTCECGGSLSIGDKFCGTCGKPNPMLFVESNVEKVTCVSCNEHIAKGSIFCPVCGIKQGGE; encoded by the coding sequence TTGTCAGATTTGCAGACGAAATTAGGAAGCGGTATGAATAAGCTACAAGAAGGAATTGAACAGGGAAAGATAAAGTTGCAAGTGGCACAAGAGATTGCGCAATTAAAAAAGGAAATACAAGTGCAGCTTCATAAGAAGACAGAAATTTTATTAGAGCTTGGCCAACAGGTATATGTTCAGATTCGAGATACTGGGGTCAAGGAAGAGGTATTAAAGCAATTAGTTGCTCCGATTCAAGAATTTGACGTTTTAATTTATCAAGCACGAAAACGAATTGTTGAACTGCAAAAACAACAAGGAGAGAAAGTAACGTGTGAGTGTGGAGGCTCTTTATCAATTGGTGATAAGTTTTGTGGGACATGCGGAAAACCAAATCCAATGCTATTTGTAGAGAGCAACGTAGAAAAGGTTACGTGTGTATCATGTAATGAGCACATTGCAAAAGGCTCCATTTTTTGTCCAGTTTGTGGAATTAAGCAAGGTGGGGAGTGA